From one Rosa rugosa chromosome 4, drRosRugo1.1, whole genome shotgun sequence genomic stretch:
- the LOC133743702 gene encoding uncharacterized protein LOC133743702 isoform X1, protein MAPAQPFTDIDQDCKPCVNGKVELHTENRNSLENSSLEDIPCMSNCDDNCIRMKSVLDGTDEALMCIADVDVDIIECGNNHNHSLKAETEDPDATEYSSSFADTVSDTENFSEGEVESQSFPQNGLTSAFDAFSSAFQMRKKKLTNHWRTFIRPVMWRCKWMELRIKEIESQELNYSRALAAYDQRKRSAFDQFILEESGSKSLPFSSQGLRKKSIKRRKRKRIEETTDIASYISHHNAFSYFENKRSDPDSTSLADEFSNAVITEHSADYNDKLSTADEWSLLEFRDGDKSLEHVLWKIETLHSWVHKLKNQIDVVMPKTAAIFSSSENLSIIVPCDGQTSSAHSPAFSAGNGDGMYATTQQTSEFNIGDLVMPESVVSSFGDAIPAPDIIESSVGLLSATGAIFHQPQFSESSEDIVDNVLIHNAAEGEKRTFQRMTDEPKENHQQQPEEGKQEGPCATPSSTVESCLGLDVNFPRNKRKRGERRTGSDVWSKKCSGEPGSQ, encoded by the exons ATTCCCTAGAAAACTCATCTTTGGAGGACATACCGTGCATGAGTAACTGTGACGACAACTGCATCAGGATGAAATCTGTCCTGGATGGAACAGATGAGGCTTTAATGTGCATTGCGGATGTGGATGTTGACATAATCGAATGTGGAAATAATCATAACCACAGCTTGAAGGCTGAAACTGAAGACCCTGATGCAACTGAATATTCAAGCTCCTTTGCTGACACTGTGTCTGACACTGAGAATTTTAGTGAAGGTGAAGTGGAATCCCAGTCCTTTCCGCAGAACGGTTTGACATCTGCTTTTGATGCATTTAGTAGTGCATTTCAAATGAG GAAGAAGAAGTTGACAAATCACTGGAGGACCTTTATACGTCCTGTGATGTGGCGGTGCAAATGGATGGAATTGAGAATTAAAGAAATTGAATCACAAGAATTGAATTATTCCCGAGCGCTTGCAGCATATGATCAAAGAAAACGTTCAGCATTCGACCAATTTATATTAGAAGAATCTGGTTCAAAGTCATTGCCATTTTCTAGTCAGGGCCTACGAAAAAAATCTATCAAGCGGAGGAAACGCAAGAGAATTGAAGAGACAACTGATATTGCATCGTATATATCACATCATAACGCGTTTTCCTATTTCG AAAATAAGAGATCCGATCCTGATAGCACATCTCTGGCTGACGAATTTAGTAATGCAG TCATCACAGAACACAGTGCTGATTACAATGATAAACTCAGCACAGCCGATGAGTGGTCGCTCCTTGAGTTTCGAGATGGTGATAAGTCCTTGGAGCATGTCCTTTGGAAAATCGAGACACTGCACTCTTGGGTTCACAAGCTGAAGAATCAAATTGATGTGGTGATGCCCAAAACGGCTGCTATATTTTCTTCCTCCGAGAATTTGAGCATTATCGTACCCTGTGATGGACAGACCAGCTCTGCCCATAGTCCAGCATTCTCTGCCGGCAATGGAGACGGAATGTATGCTACAACTCAGCAAACTTCAGAGTTCAATATTGGGGATCTGGTAATGCCTGAAAGTGTAGTTTCCAGTTTCGGGGACGCTATCCCTGCTCCTGATATAATAGAAAGCTCTGTGGGACTACTGTCTGCTACTGGTGCCATCTTCCATCAGCCGCAGTTTAGCGAATCAAGTGAAGAT ATTGTGGATAATGTCTTGATACATAATGCGGCAGAAGGAGAGAAGCGCACTTTCCAAAGGATGACTGACGAGCCCAAAGAGAATCATCAGCAGCAACCAGAGGAAGGCAAACAAGAAGGGCCTTGCGCAACTCCTTCATCAACTGTTGAATCATGTTTAGGATTAGATGTAAATTTTCCAAGAAACAAGAGAAAAAGAGGGGAGCGAAGAACCGGTTCAGATGTTTGGAGCAAGAAATGCTCAGGCGAGCCTGGTAGCCAATGA
- the LOC133743702 gene encoding uncharacterized protein LOC133743702 isoform X2, with protein sequence MAPAQPFTDIDQDCKPCVNGKVELHTENRNSLENSSLEDIPCMSNCDDNCIRMKSVLDGTDEALMCIADVDVDIIECGNNHNHSLKAETEDPDATEYSSSFADTVSDTENFSEGEVESQSFPQNGLTSAFDAFSSAFQMRKKKLTNHWRTFIRPVMWRCKWMELRIKEIESQELNYSRALAAYDQRKRSAFDQFILEESGSKSLPFSSQGLRKKSIKRRKRKRIEETTDIASYISHHNAFSYFENKRSDPDSTSLADEFSNAEHSADYNDKLSTADEWSLLEFRDGDKSLEHVLWKIETLHSWVHKLKNQIDVVMPKTAAIFSSSENLSIIVPCDGQTSSAHSPAFSAGNGDGMYATTQQTSEFNIGDLVMPESVVSSFGDAIPAPDIIESSVGLLSATGAIFHQPQFSESSEDIVDNVLIHNAAEGEKRTFQRMTDEPKENHQQQPEEGKQEGPCATPSSTVESCLGLDVNFPRNKRKRGERRTGSDVWSKKCSGEPGSQ encoded by the exons ATTCCCTAGAAAACTCATCTTTGGAGGACATACCGTGCATGAGTAACTGTGACGACAACTGCATCAGGATGAAATCTGTCCTGGATGGAACAGATGAGGCTTTAATGTGCATTGCGGATGTGGATGTTGACATAATCGAATGTGGAAATAATCATAACCACAGCTTGAAGGCTGAAACTGAAGACCCTGATGCAACTGAATATTCAAGCTCCTTTGCTGACACTGTGTCTGACACTGAGAATTTTAGTGAAGGTGAAGTGGAATCCCAGTCCTTTCCGCAGAACGGTTTGACATCTGCTTTTGATGCATTTAGTAGTGCATTTCAAATGAG GAAGAAGAAGTTGACAAATCACTGGAGGACCTTTATACGTCCTGTGATGTGGCGGTGCAAATGGATGGAATTGAGAATTAAAGAAATTGAATCACAAGAATTGAATTATTCCCGAGCGCTTGCAGCATATGATCAAAGAAAACGTTCAGCATTCGACCAATTTATATTAGAAGAATCTGGTTCAAAGTCATTGCCATTTTCTAGTCAGGGCCTACGAAAAAAATCTATCAAGCGGAGGAAACGCAAGAGAATTGAAGAGACAACTGATATTGCATCGTATATATCACATCATAACGCGTTTTCCTATTTCG AAAATAAGAGATCCGATCCTGATAGCACATCTCTGGCTGACGAATTTAGTAATGCAG AACACAGTGCTGATTACAATGATAAACTCAGCACAGCCGATGAGTGGTCGCTCCTTGAGTTTCGAGATGGTGATAAGTCCTTGGAGCATGTCCTTTGGAAAATCGAGACACTGCACTCTTGGGTTCACAAGCTGAAGAATCAAATTGATGTGGTGATGCCCAAAACGGCTGCTATATTTTCTTCCTCCGAGAATTTGAGCATTATCGTACCCTGTGATGGACAGACCAGCTCTGCCCATAGTCCAGCATTCTCTGCCGGCAATGGAGACGGAATGTATGCTACAACTCAGCAAACTTCAGAGTTCAATATTGGGGATCTGGTAATGCCTGAAAGTGTAGTTTCCAGTTTCGGGGACGCTATCCCTGCTCCTGATATAATAGAAAGCTCTGTGGGACTACTGTCTGCTACTGGTGCCATCTTCCATCAGCCGCAGTTTAGCGAATCAAGTGAAGAT ATTGTGGATAATGTCTTGATACATAATGCGGCAGAAGGAGAGAAGCGCACTTTCCAAAGGATGACTGACGAGCCCAAAGAGAATCATCAGCAGCAACCAGAGGAAGGCAAACAAGAAGGGCCTTGCGCAACTCCTTCATCAACTGTTGAATCATGTTTAGGATTAGATGTAAATTTTCCAAGAAACAAGAGAAAAAGAGGGGAGCGAAGAACCGGTTCAGATGTTTGGAGCAAGAAATGCTCAGGCGAGCCTGGTAGCCAATGA
- the LOC133743702 gene encoding uncharacterized protein LOC133743702 isoform X3: MAPAQPFTDIDQDCKPCVNGKVELHTENRNSLENSSLEDIPCMSNCDDNCIRMKSVLDGTDEALMCIADVDVDIIECGNNHNHSLKAETEDPDATEYSSSFADTVSDTENFSEGEVESQSFPQNGLTSAFDAFSSAFQMRKKKLTNHWRTFIRPVMWRCKWMELRIKEIESQELNYSRALAAYDQRKRSAFDQFILEESGSKSLPFSSQGLRKKSIKRRKRKRIEETTDIASYISHHNAFSYFENKRSDPDSTSLADEFSNAVITEHSADYNDKLSTADEWSLLEFRDGDKSLEHVLWKIETLHSWVHKLKNQIDVVMPKTAAIFSSSENLSIIVPCDGQTSSAHSPAFSAGNGDGMYATTQQTSEFNIGDLVMPESVVSSFGDAIPAPDIIESSVGLLSATGAIFHQPQFSESSEDKERSALSKG; encoded by the exons ATTCCCTAGAAAACTCATCTTTGGAGGACATACCGTGCATGAGTAACTGTGACGACAACTGCATCAGGATGAAATCTGTCCTGGATGGAACAGATGAGGCTTTAATGTGCATTGCGGATGTGGATGTTGACATAATCGAATGTGGAAATAATCATAACCACAGCTTGAAGGCTGAAACTGAAGACCCTGATGCAACTGAATATTCAAGCTCCTTTGCTGACACTGTGTCTGACACTGAGAATTTTAGTGAAGGTGAAGTGGAATCCCAGTCCTTTCCGCAGAACGGTTTGACATCTGCTTTTGATGCATTTAGTAGTGCATTTCAAATGAG GAAGAAGAAGTTGACAAATCACTGGAGGACCTTTATACGTCCTGTGATGTGGCGGTGCAAATGGATGGAATTGAGAATTAAAGAAATTGAATCACAAGAATTGAATTATTCCCGAGCGCTTGCAGCATATGATCAAAGAAAACGTTCAGCATTCGACCAATTTATATTAGAAGAATCTGGTTCAAAGTCATTGCCATTTTCTAGTCAGGGCCTACGAAAAAAATCTATCAAGCGGAGGAAACGCAAGAGAATTGAAGAGACAACTGATATTGCATCGTATATATCACATCATAACGCGTTTTCCTATTTCG AAAATAAGAGATCCGATCCTGATAGCACATCTCTGGCTGACGAATTTAGTAATGCAG TCATCACAGAACACAGTGCTGATTACAATGATAAACTCAGCACAGCCGATGAGTGGTCGCTCCTTGAGTTTCGAGATGGTGATAAGTCCTTGGAGCATGTCCTTTGGAAAATCGAGACACTGCACTCTTGGGTTCACAAGCTGAAGAATCAAATTGATGTGGTGATGCCCAAAACGGCTGCTATATTTTCTTCCTCCGAGAATTTGAGCATTATCGTACCCTGTGATGGACAGACCAGCTCTGCCCATAGTCCAGCATTCTCTGCCGGCAATGGAGACGGAATGTATGCTACAACTCAGCAAACTTCAGAGTTCAATATTGGGGATCTGGTAATGCCTGAAAGTGTAGTTTCCAGTTTCGGGGACGCTATCCCTGCTCCTGATATAATAGAAAGCTCTGTGGGACTACTGTCTGCTACTGGTGCCATCTTCCATCAGCCGCAGTTTAGCGAATCAAGTGAAGAT AAGGAGAGAAGCGCACTTTCCAAAGGATGA
- the LOC133745736 gene encoding ADP-ribosylation factor-like protein 2, with translation MELDNLLKEERRSASSLLILANKQDIKGSLTLEEISKVLNLEAMDKTRHWNIVGCRAYTGEGLLEGFDWLVQDVASQIYVLD, from the exons ATGGAGCTCGATAATCTTTTAAAGGAAGAG AGGCGATCAGCATCATCCTTATTGATACTAGCAAATAAGCAGGACATAAAAGGTTCCCTTACTCTAGAAGAAATTTCCAAG GTTTTGAACTTGGAGGCTATGGATAAAACTCGACACTGGAATATTGTTGGCTGCAGAGCATACACGGGTGAGGGACTGCTTGAGGGATTTGATTGGTTGGTCCAAGACGTTGCCTCTCAGATCTATGTGCTTGACTAA
- the LOC133745735 gene encoding uncharacterized protein LOC133745735 produces MSSHYMTPEPLSASGRSSEKMSLPTLQSKMKCDPEGYETELLLVYNQFKSSLELFKQQADLGFKSVTGSGGSDPTVAKDLADRALFLAHVTPFYLAQLAQFPSQLSEFLHSSARTLPSGLRLHVAQALILLMNRKMVDIADNLGLFMEIQTYGDKALKTLAYNHVIHSIKRMNMKHKNEAKNRVLQNVLFRMLQLEDETKAKRALITLRELHRRKVWFDENTANAICSACFHPSSRIMIACLSFLLDYEKIEEEDDSDTSSSDEDTPIKSHLAINREDIYKAHHKGTLASKKKKKAKLQRAIRSLKKQQRVTSEKSTSNYHTPLNHLRDPQEFAEKLFSRLQNSTRVERFEVKMMMLKVVARTIGLHRLVLLNFYPYFINYITPHQNGVTELLAAAVQACHDMVPPDAVEPLFKQIVNKFIDDRAQPEAIAVGLNTTREICLRIPLLMTEDLLQDLALYKKSHTKAVSVAARSLIGLFRELNPSLLIKKDRGRQHVDSKARPKAYGEVDVLSNVPGLDLLKHDDDNGESDDDDDDDDEPSVRGTDEMVASSDDEGLQITNSDSGSEDDNMISEDGDEIDENDSDVSGDEDEVEAEDEDKDENEEENTEDEEEFDNNDAKDGGSGVKENIAKKRKFADFDTQLNDAEASLRTLKRLAKENMGPAPSDSTDGFLSNEDFRRIKELKAKQRLAQQGLLKKSSDAKSTAFKIPTSDELSIKRIDPAKLEVHVKRRMTKEEKLAFVKAGREDRGKYMAKAAVKRKKSGGLSNKQKEHKKAMPLVAKRAKVAKSRVEKRKKQQLSGKNFRGKKAWK; encoded by the exons ATGAGTTCCCACTACATGACGCCGGAGCCACTCTCGGCCTCGGGTCGGAGCTCCGAGAAGATGAGCCTGCCGACACTTCAATCCAAGATGAAGTGCGACCCGGAAGGCTACGAGACGGAGCTCCTCCTTGTGTACAACCAATTCAAGTCGTCGCTGGAGCTCTTCAAGCAACAAGCCGATCTCGGATTCAAGTCCGTCACCGGCAGCGGCGGCAGCGACCCCACCGTGGCAAAGGACCTCGCCGACCGGGCATTGTTTCTCGCCCACGTCACCCCCTTTTACCTGGCCCAATTGGCCCAATTCCCCTCACAGCTCTCCGAGTTTCTGCACTCCTCCGCCCGAACGCTTCCCTCTGGTCTCAGATTGCATGTTGCGCAAGCTCTCATTCTTCTTATGAACAGAAAG ATGGTGGATATTGCAGACAATCTAGGTTTGTTCATGGAGATACAGACTTATGGCGATAAGGCTTTAAAGACCCTGGCATACAATCATGTCATACATAGCATAAAGCGAATGAATATGAAGCATAAGAACGAAGCTAAGAATCGGGTGCTTCAGAATGTCTTGTTTCGGATGCTACAG cTAGAGGATGAAACAAAAGCAAAGAGAGCACTTATCACTCTGCGTGAGCTTCACCGGAGAAAGGTGTGGTTTGATGAAAATACAGCGAACGCAATCTGCTCTGCATGTTTTCATCCATCGTCGAG GATAATGATTGCTTGTCTCTCATTTCTGCTTGATTACGAGAAGATTGAGGAGGAGGATGATAGTGATACGTCAAGTAGTGATGAGGACACTCCTATTAAATCTCATCTAGCCATTAATAGAGAGGATATATATAAG GCACACCATAAGGGTACACTTGctagcaagaagaaaaagaaagcaaaactGCAGCGTGCCATCCGTAGCCTGAAAAAACAGCAACGCGTAACATCAGAAAAAAGTACTTCAAATTATCATACGCCACTTAATCATTTGAGAGATCCACAG GAATTCGCTGAGAAGCTATTCTCCCGTCTTCAAAATAGTACAAGAGTTGAACGCTTTGAG GTCAAAATGATGATGTTGAAAGTAGTTGCTCGAACTATTGGGCTTCATCGCTTGGTTCTGTTGAACTTTTATCCTTATTTTATCAACTACATTACG CCTCATCAAAATGGTGTCACTGAATTACTCGCTGCAGCAGTACAGGCCTGCCATGATATG GTTCCTCCTGATGCAGTTGAACCACTTTTCAAACAGATAGTTAACAAATTTATAGATGATCGTGCACAGCCAGAG GCCATAGCTGTTGGACTGAATACAACAAGGGAAATTTGTTTACGAATACCTTTG TTGATGACAGAAGATTTGCTGCAAGATCTTGCATTATATAAGAAATCACATACAAAAGCAGTGTCAGTAGCAGCCCGTTCGCTTATTGGCTTATTCAGAGAG CTTAACCCCTCGCTGCTGATTAAGAAGGATCGTGGTCGCCAACATGTTGActcaaaggcaaggccaaaagCGTATGGAGAAGTCGATGTACTTAGCAATGTTCCTGGTCTTGATTTACTAAAACATGATGATGACAATGGggagagtgatgatgatgatgatgatgatgatgaacctTCAGTAAGGGGCACTGATGAGATGGTAGCTTCCAGTGATGATGAAGGCTTGCAAATAACCAACAGTGATAGTGGAAGTGAAGATGACAACATGATATCTGAAGATGGTGATGAGATAGATGAGAATGACAGTGATGTGAGTGGtgatgaggatgaggtggaAGCGGAGGATGAAGATAAGGATGAGAATGAGGAAGAGAATACAGAGGATGAGGAAGAATTTGACAATAATGATGCCAAAGATGGTGGATCTGGAGTAAAAGAAAACATAGCAAAAAAGAGGAAATTTGCTGATTTTGATACACAACTTAATGACGCTGAAGCAAGTCTTAGGACTTTGAAGAGATTAGCCAAAGAAAATATGGGTCCTGCTCCATCAGACTCGACAGATGGTTTTCTTTCTAATGAGGACTTCCGGAGGATTAAGGAATTAAAG GCAAAGCAGCGATTGGCTCAGCAGGGGTTGTTGAAAAAGAGCTCAGATGCGAAGTCAACAGCATTCAAGATTCCCACTTCTGATGAATTAAGCATTAAGCGAATAGATCCTGCTAAGCTTGAA GTCCATGTAAAAAGAAGAATGACCAAGGAGGAGAAGCTGGCATTTGTGAAAGCAGGGAGGGAGGATAGAGGGAAGTACATGGCTAAAGCTGCTGTAAAACGGAAGAAG TCAGGAGGCCTGAGCAATAAGCAGAAGGAACATAAGAAGGCTATGCCACTTGTTGCAAAGAGGGCAAAGGTAGCTAAATCTCGAGTGGAAAAACGCAAAAAGCAGCAGCTTTCTGGCAAAAATTTCCGAGGGAAGAAAGCATGGAAATGA